A single Populus nigra chromosome 13, ddPopNigr1.1, whole genome shotgun sequence DNA region contains:
- the LOC133671563 gene encoding serine/threonine protein phosphatase 2A 57 kDa regulatory subunit B' theta isoform-like yields the protein MIKQILNRLPKKSSKSADSRDGSGTSTSSSNASTSSRNSDLVSNRYGSLSAASLPDFNSGPNLGSGYGNKLSQAVNSKLNGNQPVPYEALPNFRDVPNSEKPNLFIRKLNLCCIVFDFNNPTKNLKEKDIKRQTLTELVDYVSSANGRFSETVMQEIVKMLSVNLFRTLTSPPRENKVLEAFDLEEDEPLMDPAWPHLQVVYEFLLRFVASTETDAKLAKRYVDHSFVLRLLDLFDSEDPREREYLKTVLHRIYGKFMVHRPFIRKAINNIFYRFIFETEKHNGIAELLEILGSIINGFALPLKEEHKLFLVRALIPLHKPKCLPMYHQQLSYCITQFVEKDCKLADTIIRGMLKYWPITNSSKEVMFLNELEEVLEATQPADFQRCMVPLFCHIRCCLCSLHFQVAERALFLWNNDHIENLIKQNRRVILPIIFPALERNARQHWNQAVQSLTLNVRKIFSDIDPELFEECLLKFQKEESRENEIKSKREATWKRLEEIAAMKATSNEPVLISPKITRRTPSG from the exons ATGATTAAACAGATACTCAATAGGCTCCCAAAGAAGTCCTCTAAGTCAGCCGATAGTCGTGATGGAAGTGGAACATCTACCTCATCATCAAATGCTTCTACAAGCTCAAGAAACAGCGATCTAGTCAGTAACCGATATGGAAGCTTGAGTGCTGCATCTCTGCCAGATTTTAATTCAGGTCCAAATTTAGGATCAGGTTATGGCAATAAGCTTTCACAAGCTGTGAATTCAAAGCTGAATGGGAACCAACCCGTTCCTTATGAGGCCTTGCCTAATTTCAGAGATGTTCCCAATTCTGAGAAGCCGAACTTGTTTATCAGAAAGCTAAACTTATGTTGCATTGTGTTTGACTTCAATAACCCTACAAAGAaccttaaagaaaaagatatcaAGCGACAAACTTTGACAGAGCTTGTGGATTATGTTTCTTCAGCCAATGGGAGGTTCTCAGAAACTGTAATGCAAGAGATTGTTAAGATGTTGTCTGTAAACTTGTTTAGAACGCTCACTTCTCCTCCTCGTGAGAATAAAGTTTTAGAAGCTTTTGATTTGGAGGAAGACGAACCTTTGATGGACCCTGCATGGCCTCATTTACAAGTTGTTTATGAATTTCTTTTGAGGTTTGTGGCGTCGACTGAAACTGATGCAAAGTTGGCGAAGAGGTACGTTGATCACTCATTTGTTCTCAGGTTGTTAGATCTTTTTGATTCAGAGGATCCCAGAGAGAGGGAGTATCTGAAAACAGTTTTGCATCGTATTTATGGGAAATTCATGGTGCATCGGCCATTCATCAGGAAAGCAATTAATAACATCTTCTATCGCTTTATTTTTGAAACTGAGAAGCATAATGGGATTGCAGAGCTATTAGAGATTCTGGGAAGCATAATCAATGGGTTTGCTCTGCCTCTGAAAGAAGAGCACAAGCTTTTCCTTGTTCGAGCTCTCATTCCACTTCACAAACCAAAATGCTTGCCAATGTATCATCAGCAATTATCATACTGCATTACTCAATTTGTGGAGAAAGACTGCAAGCTTGCTGATACTATTATACGGGGGATGCTGAAGTATTGGCCAATCACAAATAGTTCGAAAGAGGTTATGTTCTTAAATGAGTTGGAGGAGGTTTTAGAAGCAACACAACCAGCAGATTTCCAGCGCTGTATGGTGCCCTTGTTCTGCCATATTCGCTGTTGCTTGTGTAGTTTGCATTTTCAG GTGGCAGAGAGGGCTCTGTTCTTGTGGAACAATGATCACATTGAGAACCTAATCAAACAGAATCGCAGAGTCATACTGCCAATCATCTTCCCAGCattggagagaaatgcaagacAGCACTGGAATCAAGCAGTACAAAGCTTGACACTGAATGTTCGCAAGATCTTTTCTGATATCGACCCAGAACTCTTTGAGGAGTGTTTACTCAAGTTTCAGAAAGAGGAATCACGAGAGAATGAGATTAAGTCGAAACGTGAAGCTACATGGAAACGCTTGGAGGAGATTGCTGCAATGAAAGCTACAAGTAATGAGCCAGTGCTCATCTCCCCCAAAATCACGAGGCGGACACCGTCTGGGTAG
- the LOC133671337 gene encoding glucose-6-phosphate 1-dehydrogenase 6, cytoplasmic — translation MGSGQWMVEKRSSFRSDSFSKEYETVPETGCLSIIVLGASGDLAKKKTFPALYNLYRRGFLQSNEVYIFGYARTKISDDDLRNRIRGYFGKDASEHSEDVSKFLQLIKYVSGSYDTEDGFRLLDKEISEHEVSKNSVEGSSRRLFYLALPPSVYPPVCRMIRKCCMNRSDLGGWTRIVIEKPFGKDLESAEKLSAQIGELFEEPQLYRIDHYLGKELVQNMLVLRFANRFFLPLWNRDNIDNVQIVFREDFGTEGRGGYFDEYGIIRDIIQNHLLQVLCLVAMEKPVSLKPEHIRDEKVKVLQSVLPIKDEEVVLGQYEGYRDDPTVPDHSNTPTFATVVLRIHNERWEGVPFILKAGKALNSRKAEIRVQFKDVPGDIFKCQKQGRNEFVIRLQPSEAMYMKLTVKQPGLEMSTVQSELDLSYKQRYQGVAIPEAYERLILDTIRGDQQHFVRRDELKAAWEIFTPLLHRIDDGEMKPLQYQPGSRGPVKADELLAKAGYVQTHGYIWIPPTL, via the exons ATGGGATCAGGTCAATGGATGGTAGAGAAGAGATCTAGTTTTAGAAGTGATTCATTTTCAAAGGAATACGAGACTGTTCCTGAAACTGGGTGCCTCTCAATTATTGTTCTTGGTGCTTCTGGTGATCTAGCCAAGAAGAAGACTTTCCCTGCTCTCTACAATCTTTATCGCCGG GGATTTCTGCAATCAAATGAAGTTTACATTTTTGGATATGCAAGGACCAAGATTTCAGATGATGATCTCAGAAATCGAATCCGTGG ATATTTTGGCAAAGATGCTTCAGAGCACTCTGAAGATGTATCAAAGTTCTTGCAACTG ATTAAATATGTAAGTGGTTCTTATGATACTGAGGATGGCTTTCGGCTATTGGATAAGGAAATTTCAGAGCATGAAGTATCAAAAAACAGTGTAGAAGGATCATCTCGAAGACTATTTTATCTTGCACTTCCCCCGTCAGTGTATCCACCAGTCTGCAGGATGATCAGAAAGTGTTGCATGAATAGAT CTGATCTTGGTGGATGGACTAGAATTGTCATTGAGAAACCTTTCGGCAAAGATTTGGAATCTGCAGAAAAACTCAGTGCCCAGATTGGAGAGTTGTTTGAGGAACCACAACTTTACCGAATTGATCATTATTTGGGAAAAGAATTGGTGCAGAACATG CTAGTACTCCGTTTTGCAAATCGCTTCTTTTTACCTCTTTGGAACCGCGACAACATTGACAATGTACAG ATTGTGTTCCGAGAAGATTTTGGAACTGAAGGTCGTGGTGGATATTTTGATGAATACGG GATTATCCGTGATATTATTCAAAATCACTTATTACAG GTTCTTTGTTTGGTTGCCATGGAGAAGCCTGTTTCTCTCAAACCTGAACATATCCGGGATGAGAAAGTGAAG GTTCTTCAATCAGTACTTCCAATCAAAGATGAAGAGGTTGTTCTTGGACAGTATGAAGGCTACAGAGATGACCCAACAGTTCCTGATCACTCAAATACCCCAACATTTGCAACTGTTGTTCTGAGAATACATAATGAAAGATGGGAAG GGGTTCCTTTCATACTAAAGGCCGGGAAAGCATTGAATTCAAGGAAGGCAGAGATACGTGTTCAATTTAAGGATGTTCCTGGTGATATATTCAAAT GTCAAAAGCAAGGAAGAAATGAGTTTGTGATACGCCTGCAACCCTCAGAAGCCATGTACATGAAACTTACG GTGAAGCAGCCTGGACTTGAGATGTCTACTGTTCAAAGTGAACTAGACTTGTCATATAAGCAACGTTATCAAGGGGTTGCCATCCCGGAGGCATATGAACGTCTGATTCTTGACAC AATTAGAGGTGATCAGCAGCATTTTGTTCGCAGAGATGAGTTGAAG GCGGCATGGGAGATTTTCACACCCCTTCTGCATAGGATTGACGATGGCGAGATGAAGCCATTGCAATACCAACCAGGCAGCCGAGGTCCAGTCAAAGCAGATGAGTTGTTGGCAAAAGCTGGTTATGTTCAAACACATGGCTATATCTGGATTCCTCCCACATTATAG
- the LOC133670566 gene encoding cystinosin homolog — translation MASWNSIPLEITYETFGWIAFFSWSISFYPQVIMNFRRKSVVGLNFDFVVLNLTKHSSYLIYNASLYFSSAIQHQYFEKYGHGEMIPVAANDVAFSIHAVLLTAITLFQIVIYDRGNQKVSKISIATVCVVWLVAAVCFFIALPSHSWLWLISIFNSIQVFMTVIKYIPQVIMNFMRKSTDGFSIGNILLDFLGGVTNYAQMAVQSIDQNSWVNFYGNIGKTLLSLVSVFFDLVFMCQHYILYPENKAVPPKLNKEGTEPLIKFSEEPAAPENV, via the exons ATGGCATCATGGAATTCAATTCCATTGGAAATCACCTACGAAACGTTTGGATGGATCGCCTTCTTTTCATGGTCTATCAGTTTCTATCCTCAAGTAATCATGAATTTCCGACGCAAAAG TGTGGTGGGGTTGAACTTTGATTTCGTGGTGTTGAATTTGACGAAACATTCTTCGTATTTGATATACAACGCTTCTCTTTACTTTAGCTCTGCTATTCAACACCAGTACTTTGAAAAATATGGCCATGGAGAg ATGATACCTGTAGCTGCAAATGATGTTGCTTTCTCAATTCATGCTGTTTTGTTAACAGCAATTACATTATTCCAAATTGTAATCTATGAT CGTGGAAATCAAAAGGTCTCTAAGATTTCTATTGCAACTGTGTGTGTTGTGTGGTTAGTTGCTGcagtatgtttttttatagcttTGCCTAGCCACTCTTGGTTGTGGCTCATCTCCATCTTCAA CTCCATTCAAGTTTTTATGACTGTCATCAAGTATATTCCTCAG GTGATCATGAACTTCATGCGAAAGAGCACAGATGGCTTCAGCATTGGAaacattttacttgattttcttGGAGGGGTGACAAATTATGCTCAAATGGCAGTGCAATCTATAGACCAAA ATTCTTGGGTGAACTTCTATGGCAACATAGGAAAAACGTTGTTATCTTTG GTGTCCGTGTTCTTTGACCTTGTATTCATGTGTCAACACTATATCTTGTATCCTGAGAACAAAGCTGTTCCTCCCAAACTCAACAAGGAGGGAACAGAGCCACTTATCAAGTTTTCTGAGGAGCCAGCTGCGCCAGAAAATGTGTAA